Within the Pseudomonas chlororaphis subsp. aurantiaca genome, the region ACGCTCAGCGATACATGGCTGTCGGAACCGATGCCCATGCGCCCGCCCTGGGCGAGGAAATCCACCGCCGGGAAAATCCCGTCGCCGAGGTTGGCCTCGGTGGTCAGGCACAGGCCGGCAATCGCCCGGCTTTGCGCCATGAGGCTGACTTCGTCGGCATTGGCGTGGGTGGCGTGGACCAGGCACCAGCGCTGATCGACCTCGGAGTTTTCATACAGCCATTGCAGTGGCCGGCGTCCGCTCCAGGTCAGGCAGTCGTCGACTTCCTTCTGTTGCTCGGCGATGTGGATATGCACCGGGCACTGCTTGTCGCTGGCGGCCAGCACCTCGCTGATCTGCTGTGGGGTAACCGCGCGCAACGAGTGGAAACACAACCCCAACTGCTGGGCCGGTTGCCGGGCCAGCAGCGGTTGCAGGCGACTTTGCAGCTTGAGGTAGTTTTCCGTGCTGTTGATGAAGCGGCGCTGGCCTTCATTGGGTGCCTGGCCGCCGAAACCGGAGTGGCTGTACAGCACCGGCAGCAGGGTCAGGCCGATGCCGGCGGCGCTGGCGGCCTGGCTGATACGCAGCGACAGCTCGGCCGGGTCGGCGTAGGGCTGGCCGCTGGTGTCGTGATGCACGTAGTGGAATTCGGCGACCGAGGTGTAACCGGCCTTGAGCATTTCGATGTACAGCTGACGGGCGATGATGCCCAGCTGGTCCGGGCTGATCTTGCCCACCAGGCGATACATCAGGTCGCGCCAGGTCCAGAAGCTGTCATTGGGGTTGCCGGCCACTTCCGCCAGCCCGGCCATCGCCCGCTGGAAAGCGTGGGAGTGCAGGTTGGGCATGCCCGGCAGCAGCGGGCCCTGTAGCCGTTCGGCGCCTTCTGCGCGGGCATCGGCCTGGATGTGGGTCAACAGGCCGTCGGCGCTGACCTCGAGACGTACGTTGTTGGCCCATCCGTTAGGCAGCAGTGCGCGTTCGGCAAAGAAGGCGGACATGGTTCAAGCACCCCGTCGTGTGTTATTTGTATATACATATACAGACGTTTGCCTGCTCGGTAAACTCCGGCAAGCTAGTCACTTTATTCGACAAACAAGGATTTCCCGTGCCGACTCCGCCCGCCAACTCCCCGCTGGCCGCCCATCTGGGCGATAGTCCGGCGCC harbors:
- a CDS encoding formimidoylglutamate deiminase → MSAFFAERALLPNGWANNVRLEVSADGLLTHIQADARAEGAERLQGPLLPGMPNLHSHAFQRAMAGLAEVAGNPNDSFWTWRDLMYRLVGKISPDQLGIIARQLYIEMLKAGYTSVAEFHYVHHDTSGQPYADPAELSLRISQAASAAGIGLTLLPVLYSHSGFGGQAPNEGQRRFINSTENYLKLQSRLQPLLARQPAQQLGLCFHSLRAVTPQQISEVLAASDKQCPVHIHIAEQQKEVDDCLTWSGRRPLQWLYENSEVDQRWCLVHATHANADEVSLMAQSRAIAGLCLTTEANLGDGIFPAVDFLAQGGRMGIGSDSHVSLSVVEELRWAEYGQRLRDQRRNRLYRTDQPMVGRTLYDAALDGGAQALGQPIGALEVGKRADWLVLDGNDPYLATAEGDSILNRWLFAGGDRQVRDVLVNGQWVVRDGRHAGEEESSRAFARVLRDLLG